One genomic region from Gossypium hirsutum isolate 1008001.06 chromosome D13, Gossypium_hirsutum_v2.1, whole genome shotgun sequence encodes:
- the LOC107894297 gene encoding cyclase-like protein 2 — MTPLHFFLLLLVLLLSSAALISAAAATTAYPSIPGTDSTTDCGLSGGDENPVPIRREVYGNGKIFDISHRYTVDMPSWESKDGVGQFLWLPKSMKNGSLANNSEMKLPTHTGTHLDAPGHVIDRYFDAGFDVDTLDLEVLNGPALLIDVPRDKNITAEVMESLKIPKGVRRVLFRTLNTDRRLMFKKEFDTSYVGFMKDGAEWLVKHTDIKFIGIDYLSVAAFDDLIPSHIVFLEGRDIILVEGLKLDDVQPGIYSVHCLPLRLLGAEGSPTRCILIK, encoded by the exons ATGACTCCCCTCCacttcttcctcctcctcctcgtCCTCCTCCTTTCGTCAGCTGCTTTAATCTCCGCCGCCGCCGCCACCACCGCATATCCTTCCATCCCGGGCACCGATTCCACAACTGATTGTGGCCTATCCGGAGGAGACGAGAATCCAGTTCCCATCCGTCGCGAAGTCTACGGTAACGGCAAGATATTCGACATCAGCCATAGGTACACCGTCGACATGCCGTCTTGGGAATCCAAGGACGGCGTAGGACAGTTCCTATGGTTGCCTAAAAGCATGAAGAACGGTTCCCTCGCTAATAATTCGGAGATGAAACTCCCAACTCACACCGGCACCCACCTTGACGCTCCCGGACACGTCATCGATCGGTACTTCGATGCCGGCTTCGATGTCGATACCCTAGATTTGGAAGTACTTAATG GTCCTGCCCTGTTGATAGATGTTCCAAGGGATAAAAACATTACTG CTGAGGTTATGGAGTCTTTGAAAATACCAAAGGGAGTACGTAGAGTTCTTTTCAGAACATTAAATACTGACAG GCGGCTAATGTTCAAGAAAGAGTTTGATACAAGCTACGTTGGATTTATGAAGGATGGAGCAGAGTGGTTGGTTAAACACACTGACATCAAATTTATTG GAATTGATTACTTATCTGTTGCTGCCTTTGATGATTTGATTCCATCTCATATAGTTTTCCTAGAAGGCCGG GATATCATTCTTGTGGAAGGTTTAAAACTCGATGACGTTCAACCTGGAATATATTCAGTCCATTGCTTACCATTAAGATTGCTTGGTGCTGAAGGATCACCAACTAGATGCATTCTCATCAAATGA